The following proteins are encoded in a genomic region of Tenebrio molitor chromosome 7, icTenMoli1.1, whole genome shotgun sequence:
- the LOC138135817 gene encoding larval cuticle protein A2B-like — MAFKILAFSALVAVASAGVIPAPYHGYHGYAAPAIAKLAAPVAVADDYDPHPQYSFAYDIQDGLTGDSKSQHESRDGDVVQGSYSLVDPDGTKRTVEYTADPVNGFNAVVHREPLAAKAVVAKVAAPLAYAAPVAKYAAPIAKFGYGAPVAKIAAPFGYAAHTGYYHH, encoded by the exons ATGGCTTTCAAG ATCTTAGCTTTCTCTGCGCTCGTCGCCGTCGCCAGTGCTGGGGTGATCCCCGCTCCTTACCACGGTTATCACGGTTACGCCGCACCTGCCATCGCCAAACTCGCCGCTCCAGTCGCCGTTGCCGACGATTACGATCCCCATCCTCAGTATTCTTTCGCCTACGACATCCAAGACGGTTTGACCGGAGATAGCAAGAGCCAGCACGAATCCCGTGACGGTGATGTAGTGCAAGGAAGCTACTCCCTTGTGGACCCCGATGGTACAAAACGCACCGTTGAATACACCGCCGATCCAGTGAACGGTTTCAACGCTGTCGTGCACAGAGAACCTCTCGCCGCCAAAGCTGTGGTCGCCAAAGTCGCCGCTCCTCTAGCTTATGCTGCCCCAGTTGCCAAGTACGCCGCTCCGATCGCTAAATTCGGTTACGGAGCTCCTGTGGCCAAAATTGCCGCTCCATTTGGATACGCTGCCCACACCGGATACTACCACCACTGA